In the genome of Trypanosoma brucei gambiense DAL972 chromosome 11, complete sequence, the window ACAACAATTGGAGTCTCATCgttccacaaaaaaaaaaggggggggcgTAGAGAAAAGCGACGGTGctttaaaagaaaggaaagaagatggGTCCCAGTGAGTACGATGAGTTGGAGAACATCGTCGAACGCTGTAGCGCAAGAGGACCAAACACATGTGGGTGGAAAATCACTATGACAGAGGACATACACGATGAACCGGACCGTCTCAATGGCTACCCATTTGCTGACCACAACGGTATCGGAGTGCGGTTATCTTACACCAAAGGAAGCATCACGGTCCGGGCTAATGTGAGTTCGAACCCCAAGACCACATGGTGTGATCTTCTTCCTACTCTCAAATGGAGGCGAGACGCGCATGGCGCCCAACATACCTTTTTCCTCCACATGGCCGCAACGCCCAGGTTTACGTACACATTGCGTCACCCGGAGTTTTTTATCACATCGGACACAAATCTGGTGGATGGGTTTGTCTCCAGATGCACAGCAACCACACGCATATCACCAAAAAATCAGGTGGGTGTGTCATTTACGTATGACCCCAGCAGAAGTGGTTTGAAAGACTAcacgtttctttttgcacGGGAGGCGTGTGCCGCCGTGCTCGGTGGTGACGTCGTGGCCAAGTATAACGCCACCCGCGGTATAGGCCTTCACCTTCGTGTTCCGACGAACGCATACACCAGTGCGGTTGTCTTGGCAGAAAAGCAGCGGTTCATAGTGGGAGCAGAGGCTCGCTCATCCTGCGGTGCTCAGATGTTAATGAATATAAACCTAGTCGATCAGAGGGCTGAAGTGGCTCTTTCGCGATTCTTTGGCCCAGTCTGGCAAGTGGCACTCAACTACTCAGCAGTTCTGAACAAGCCTACCACTGGGTATATTTCGACAGTGTCCCCCCGGTTTGGTATTGTTTTCACAGGAAGGTGAAATACGGTACGGAACACAACAAGAAGGAAGGCGAAAACAGCAAAGTGGCAAACTGTGTTTTtcagaacaaaacaaatttcTTTACGACCAAGTATTGTGAACCGCAATATTCCCTAAGGCACCTCATGAGAAACGTGAGAATGGAACATTTTAGTGCAAGGAGTTTACGTTTCTAAAACGCGATgtcaggaagaaaaaagaaacaatactCAGAGTCAGCGTCCGAGTAAATATCCCATCGCATGATAAGGATTATTAAATCTACGACGCAAACGTTGCCTCAATCGGAAGCAGAAGTATAAGCGCGGGTCATAACATCCACACGAGCTCAGATAAACAACACAAAGTTTtcaaacagaaacaaaccACTGACAcaaggtgaagaaaaaaagcgaatTATCCCGTCGTGACCTTATTTTCCTTGTGCTTTCacccttctctccctctcttagTTCCAAAGCATTACGCAACTCCCACACACGCAATATGACCTCCGTCTCGTCCGGCGCTAAGGTCCTCCGAATGAAGGAGAGCGACGTGCAGAAGTTGCTCGCCATGCACTGCCACCTCGGCACgaagaacagcagcagcgccaTGAAGAAGTACATCCACGGGCGCACAAGCGACGGCACAAATATCATTGATATCCACATGACGTGGGAGAAGCTGATCCTTGCCGCCCGTGTGATCGCTGCGGTGGAGAACCCACAGGATGTCACCGTCTGTTCCACACGCCTATTCGGGCAGCGCGCCATCTTCAAGTTTTCCCAACTCGTTGGGACATCGTTCCTCGGTGGCCGGTTTATTCCCGGTACATTCACCAACCAGATCCAGAAGAAGTTCATGCAGCCACGCGTTCTGGTTGTCACGGATCCCCGCACAGACCACCAGGCCCTACGTGAAGCGAGCCTTGTCAACATCCCCGTCATTGCTTTCTGCGACACGGACGCACCACTGGAGTTTGTTGACATTGCCATCCCGTGCAATAACCGTGGACGCCATTCTATCAGCATGATGTATTGGCTGTTAGCCCGGGAGGTGCTGAGGCTCCGTGGCACCATCCCACGTAGTGTACCATGGGAAGTGAAAGTGGACCTCTTCTTCTACCGTGACCCTGAAGAGGCATTGAAGCAAGAGGAGGCCACCGCCGCAGCTGAGGTCCATGAAGAAGCTGACGAGGGTTATGGATGGGTGGAGCGCGACAACACATGGGAGCAGTAAGCGAATTGTTGCCTTGGGACAAGCACAGTTGTTTAACATATATATCTTGGTTGTTACCTCCGTATaatttttaactttttttcttttcggtgACCGCGTGCGGCATCGCTAACTTTAGGGAGGAATGAGGCGCTGCGCATTCGAAGGTGCTCTGCCGCTGAACAATGACTGCCTCATGACACTATACAACCAACACCTCATTATTGCCCTAAGCGTCGTTTGACAATATTGCATCTCCTCTACAATACCTGTTTCTGTGTGATATTTTGTATCTGATGttatatttccttcttcttttctcttaacttccttcatttccGTACCATCTATTGCAGCGACAAACCCAGGGCAGCGCCAACGGGTGGTGAGTGAGCACTGGACCCTGCCTAGAGGCCACTCAAAAGTAACTGTCAAGCGGTCGCGCAGGAAAGGCTAAAAGTAGGCAAGGAATTGTGCGTGCACCACTGTGTAATTGAAACTCATTGGTACTTGTATCAATCACGTATTGTCAAAGCTCATTTTTAGTGCTCGGGGGACAGCTGTTGTTAGTTGGTGATACAGATTTATTTGGTGAACTGAAGTGCAGTTTAAaactatttttatttttttttcgagcgTTAGCGCGGTACCTGAAGCAGTGGGCTTCACCGATTTTGTTGAGGGCAGGGGAAGCTAAGCACCCCCTCCCCACCCTCGGGTCGTGTAATAGCCGAGGGCTATTGTAACAACCGCCCACACTGCACGTCGTCAAAAGGAGATTGGAGTATTTGGAGTagcccccccaaaaaaaaaaaagaatgtggCTTTTCTTTGGAACTTTGTGTCGTGGAGCACTTGTGGTACTCCTgacctttcttctttattttgattCTAGTCGTCTTCCGACGCCTGATTATGTTGCTGGAGAGATGTGTAACATGTTGGAGAGGCACGCGGAGTGTTCCAGCTGTCAGAAGCTTCTGAGCCATTTCGATGTCGATGGAAAAGGCGATGAGTCCCCGATCTGGCAAACTTTGCGACGGTTAGACAAGCCGCGTATGCCTGCAGTGCAACCATGTGATGGCAAAACGAGGAGTGTGGAGTGTAATCGTTTTCTTGAAAATAGTCTCATTGAAAAGTGGAGCATGGTCTCTGCGCTTGTTcacgaaatgaaaaagttttACGCCACTACGGATCCGGATGCCGTGGGCATCGTTAACACTCGGCACGATGAACTCGTAGAGTTTATACTGaatgaaagggaagcaaGAGAAAGTGAACAGCGGGAATTGCAGAAGTGGGAAGACTGCTCTTCTATAGTCGATGTCAAAAGTGACACTTCGGAGCTTTCCACGAACAAATTGAGGAGGCACACATATGAAAGCagtgcgtgcagcattagtTTCAGCAACGACCGCCAGCGATCATTCTGCTGGTGCCACTGCGCGGGAAAGTTGCCTTTCATGGAGCGGACGCGGATTTGGTTGCTTCATATTTACCTCTCGTACGACATGCGCATGAAAATAATTATTTTACAGCATCAAAGGAACACCCTCTTTTGCCTTCTGTTGGAATTATGTTTACTTGGAATAGTGATGAGGCACCAGACTGTGGAGGCTGCAGTTGAAGTGGCGGGCGCCGTACATCCCACCAACGGCAAATTGAGCAATGAACTNNNNNNNNNNNNNNNNNNNNNNNNNNNNNNNNNNNNNNNNNNNNNNNNNNNNNNNNNNNNNNNNNNNNNNNNNNNNNNNNNNNNNNNNNNNNNNNNNNNNTTACCTCCGTATaatttttaactttttttcttttcggtgACCGCGTGCGGCATCGCTAACTTTAGGGAGGAATGAGGCGCTGCGCATTCGAAGGTGCTCTGCCGCTGAACAATGACTGCCTCATGACACTATACAACCAACACCTCATTATTGCCCTAAGCGTCGTTTGACAATATTGCATCTCCTCTACAATACCTGTTTGTGTGTGATATTTTGTATCTGATGttatatttccttcttcttttctcttaacttccttcatttccGTACCATCTATTGCAGCGACAAACCCAGGGCAGCGCCAGCGGGTGGTGAGTGAGCACTGGACCCTGCCTAGAGGCCACTCAAAAGTAACTGTCAAGCGGTCGCGCAGGAAAGGCTAAAAGTAGGCAAGGAATTGTGCGTGCACCACTGTGTAATTGAAACTCATCGGTACTTGTATCAATCACGTATTGTCAAAGCTCATTTTTAGTGCTCGGGAACTATTGCTGAGTTGGAGCGTGCCACGATGGAGCCAAGTAAAACCAGCACCCGGCGCAATCCCGATCAGTGCTATGCGTGCTACTCCGAGATTGCTAATATTGTAGCCCAAATGGGTGGGTTGTACTGTCACCAAAGCAGAAACGCTGGTCCCCAGTTACTTTGTCGTATATGGCGTACACTGTGCGAATCAGTGGAAGAAACCCTCGTGAGGAAGCGTTCTTGCATAATACCAGACTTCTTACATGCCAGCATCAAGGTGCAGAGGGTCTCGCCATTCGATGGTGAAATTAATTTGTACAAACCACAGATGGTGTTGCTTCCTGACTTTCTTTCAAAATTCCACATTCAGAACGTTCTCACCTTTCGCGATGCGCACTATCATGCCACAGTCCCAAATATCATAAGCTTCGATGAGATAGCAGCGATTGTTGGAACAGATCGGCATATAGTGAAAGCGGCTGTGAGTGAGTCCGTGCGTGAAATTGGGAAATATTTGGATCGCAACAAGTGCGCGGTGTTATCTATCGATGTTGGTGTTGCTTTTTTGGAATTCCGGGGACGCGAATACCGAATCAAGTGGGCCGACACCTTTCTGGAACGGCTCAAGAGGGAAGTTGGACCCCGCTCCTTCGTCGAACCGTACATTCCACCAACCATGGCACCAGACGCGAGGGGTTGTCGCTTCCAATCAGAGTGCTTGACGAAGGAATCGCTACATGGGTCGCTAAACGATACACTGCAGCGAGAAAGTCGAACTCAGGTGGTGGAGATGTGCGGCTCGCAAAACAAACAGTTTACGCTATCACCTTCTTGAAAACATCAGTTGCCGCGCCGGTAGTCTTCAGATGAGAAGAGTTTGAACAGGGAAAAGAATGTGTACAAGAGggttgaggaaaaaaaaaacggcagtAGTGAGGGTGAACTGATCCTCATCACGTGAAATGTACAAATACATTTACTGTCATTATTTTACTTAGAGACGCTGAGAAGGGGGCGTgattttggtgttgtttggTTTTGAAACATGTAGAAGAGCAAGTTGTAGAAATGGTGTTCTGAAAGGAGGCTGGAGCGGGTACGTGTTGGGGTGTGGTACGACATTTGATATGGTACAAGAGCCCTTCAATCTCTCTCGGTTTAGTCGACGCATGGAACGGCTGTTGTTCAGTTCTCTGTTTGTCTAACACAAGAAGCGCATATACAGCACCGGCCCGCACGCTGCTGTTGGTTATCTGGTGATTGAGTGTTGCTTCTAAATGGTATCCCCTGACAGGTGCATGAACAAAGGTTCCTCCCCCACATTCACtgatttcccccctcttcttttgctaCTTCTTTCGACTTCGCCATCACTGAATCTACTACAAATAGTTACTCTTGCGCACACACGAATGAACGTCGCGTGGGGGACAAAGACTACACGTAATTGTAATGAACATATGCTAATGGCTTCTCCAGTGGCAGATGGATCGTGGAATCGGTCAGTGCGTTCTCTCCGTTGCTACAGCACGGAGTCTCATAGGTACAACCATACCCCGTGCGCCGGCAGCATTCCCATTGCATTTGCTCCGGTGGACCTATCTTGCCTCCAAACGGGAGCCATCGTGGGGCATGCAAACCAGAATTCATCCATTCCAGTAGCATGCCAACGTGGCTTATGCACCTACGGTCACGATGTACAAGTATTGCAGCATCATCACCAGCTCTACAACCAACGTCAAAGGTTGAGACGCGGCGCCCCACGCGAAGCCCCCGTAGCAAAAGAGACCGGGAGTGTTGAATACGGCGCGGGCCCTCCGACAGGTTCTAACAGCAAGAGACcgcttcggtgggagggtagTCAGTCTTCTTTGAACGAGTCTcgtaaacaaaagaaaaggaacagtgGGAGTGTGCGCGATCTGCTATTTGTTGCACATGTGTCCAACTTTTCCCAGTTGGAAGAGTTGCGGCGTACTAATTCCCTTCCGGATTTCCTACAGTCGTTTGTGCCGAAGCAGGCCAATCCGCCAACCACAAGTATGCCGATGAGGTTCTTGATCGTGGTTGAAAAGTTGTACCTTGCAGCCTGCGTGTCAATCCCACCGTCACCTGAAGATGTTGTTCTCTCTGAGAGGACGGCAGTGGAGTTTCTTGAGGTTCGGTACGTGCACTGCGACGATGGGCACCTCCTGGTGGACCTAAAGAGCGGTACATGCGTTGCCAAACGCATTCACTCAACATTTCGGAAGGCACTGGTGCAACTTTCAAAACTTGAAGCAAAGTTGCTCACCGGTGAATATGCTGGAACCATGCAAGTCCTCCAGGATAAGTCACTTTTCAAAGGCATCTCCTACAACCCCCTGGTCTATGCTGCGCTTTTCAACCTCTTAACGCAGAAtgggggagaaggagaaggcaTTGATGCCGCAGACTTGTGGTCAAAACTTATCCGTGAGCCTACACCCAACAGTTCACACAGTGACACGGCAGAGAGAAGCCATACACGATATGAGAAAGCAGAAGATGGTGAAAAACACTTGGTTGGCGACACTGCTTCGCTTCTCCCCTCCTGTGGAGTTGCGCTCTTCTCAACTGTTTACGGAGTTCGTTTGTTTAAGCGAGTAATGGGTATCCCCGGGTTGCGGAGGCTTTTTTTCCAACTGTTGGTGGAAGCAGCGCAGCCGATGTCAGTAACCGAAGTAACGACACCACCACCCTTGAAAGATGATGAAGCACTTGAAAGATCCACGGCCAATGTTACGAAACCCCCCTCTGAGCAGTGCTTCATGGCCATCTTCTCGTGCTCACTCACGTCGTATTTCCTCTTTGAGTGCTTCGGTCTCGTGGATGGAGCAGACTGTTGCGAAGAGGAAGTGGATATCATTTGTGCCTGTCTAAAGCGATCTGCGGTGAAGGTTGCCTGTAGCAACGGTGGAAGCTTCACGATGATTGGGTTAATCAAGGCCCTTTCCACCCGTCGTTTCGGCGAATGCCAAAGGAACTGGCAGGGGGACGAAGGCAGCGTAATTGTGCACGAAAAGAGTGCGAGTATTATCGACCCAAACAGCGAGAGTAATGTCCTCAGCACCTCTTCACCACATGAAAGGCTGCGAGTACGGCGGGTGCAAAGTGACGAAAAGTTTTTCCGCGCGGTGATCAGGGGATTTGTGGCCGGTGAAGGCCCAGGAAGTACACGTGAAGAGAAAGTTTCACGAGGCCGTCGCGTGAAGTTTCTTACGCAGCACGTCATCGCATGTCGTGTGACGCAGAGCCTCATTCCAGTACTTGTGGATTCCATCCACCTTATGGAGGATCGGATGAAAAAGTGGCAACGGCAGGAACCAGTcagaaggggggaagaggaggaggaggatttgTTGGAAGTGCAGTACTTCGAGGACTGTACGGCATTTCTTGAAGAAGCAACTGACCAGTGTGGGTTGATGGTAAACCACGCGCATGGGAACTATGTACTTCAGGCGCTCATACGCGAATTAGTTAAGCGTAGTACACCACGGTCATTTGTTGAGAAAATGCTACAGAAAGTATCAGATATGCTCATTGCGTCCATACTTGAGGTCAGCAAGGAAAAATTTGCATCCAACTGCTTAGAAGCAATGATTGACGCCTGCAAGACAGCGCGTGGGGGAAATGGGATGATTTTATGCCTCGGGTCAACTTTACTCCGTAAGGGAAGGAACCGAATGCTACAAGTGACATTTGATCAATATGGAAACTACGTCGTGCGCAAAATGCTCAATCATATCACAGCCCTCGCGGTGGGTGAACAGAAAGCAATGGAGAGTGAACGAGAGGAAGCACGCAGACTGAGAGGGCAGTATTTTAGTATACTTGCGAAAAATTCCGAACAACTTCGCACCGCGCGATACGGATCAGGCATTTACGACTGGATATGTTGCCAGAGCTCCGGAATTCCTGCATCGCATAAATAAGCGAGGAAGTGGTGCCGGagtggaaaaataaaataaaataaaagatgaaaggtaaaaaaaaaaatgtcctGGAGAATGAATGTATGGTTCTAAGAAgggatacaaaaaaaaaaaaaagaaaaagaacactgATCAAATATAcggaaaaataagggaagaCAAGACcacggttttttttttttgtactctAAGCGGTCACGCACCGCCGCGTGATGATAAATGTCGTCTTTGTcgcttcccccctccccttttggGGAAGATGTGTTTAACGTCAAAATTGTTATTTTGTCCTTTATGTCCTTTCGtgtctttgtctttcttttctttgcctttACTTATAACGGATGAACACCGTTATTATTACCGTCGTTTCGAGAATAAAATGGAGAGGAAGGCTGACGTGcagggagaagggaaagtacattgtctcttttcttttttttttttgcttgtttcgaattcccttgctttttttttcctaatctcaaaaaaaaaaacgtaataACACGTGTCCGAAGTGAAAATTAGCAGggaaatgaggaggaaattaAAAGGCGAAAGAAGAGGTTttaaagaagctgctgatGCTGTATCCTTAACTTCTTAGTGACggtatttgaaaaaaaaaacagaaatagaGATTTGTTGATCAGTGCAATGCATTGAACGCATGGTTCCGctatttcaaaaaaaaaaagaaacgaagtgATAAATGGTGGTTCATGCAGCTAAGTAAAGAACTAAATTGTAGAAAGAAGGTGCAAAGTTTACCAATAACCACAATGACTTTTCTCcctgctcttttttattctattcctcaaaaagtaaagcaaaaaaaactgcaaggCAACCAGTCACCACCTCGAAGACTGAGGATTGTGCTTCAGacggtaaataaataataataataataataacaatgacaataaatataataaatgTAGCGTTCACTCACAGTTTCTCAAATTTTGATGTTGCCGTTGTTCCATCTTATACTTGTTGAGCTGAAGAGCTACGAAAGGGAATCCCTCTTTGCGTGCGCCGTGCGTATTTTGCGTGCGCCTgcgcttttgtttgttctttttttgtttgtttgtttttgatctTTAATTTGTTGCGTGTTGattatcatcttttttttttttttcaccctcttctcctgttgttgttgctattgtTGAAATGCTTTATACTCTTCTTGCGACTGCAAGTTACTACTGTCGTTAAAAAACTTTATATTaatgattttctttttgttgttaaatACGTTGAATCACTGCTGCAGTAgacgtattttttttaaaaaaaaaaaagaaagtggggGAAGAAGTTTTGCTCATGAACGGCACGCTctttatatgtgtgtgctgtTTTTAATTCATGCTTGTTGCCACTTGCGACGGGCGTTTCCGGTATtaattttcatttgttttgtttgtttgtttttttcgtttttttttactttttatgaACATACGAATGTAACCATTCGTCACCACTTCTTCCCCCACACTTACCTCTTatgtacatttttttttgtttttgtctgatATTGTCATCcttgaaaacaacaacggcaacagtaacagtaacaataataataatatatattattattattattatgttatattatattatatattttgtgTTATAAATGTTACTACTATTGTATAATATGTATACGTATGAAGAATATTTATACAATTATATATCTCAATATGCCTTGAGTTTCCTTTCcttactttccccctctatcctttctttggtttttccttt includes:
- a CDS encoding 40S ribosomal protein SA, putative; the protein is MTSVSSGAKVLRMKESDVQKLLAMHCHLGTKNSSSAMKKYIHGRTSDGTNIIDIHMTWEKLILAARVIAAVENPQDVTVCSTRLFGQRAIFKFSQLVGTSFLGGRFIPGTFTNQIQKKFMQPRVLVVTDPRTDHQALREASLVNIPVIAFCDTDAPLEFVDIAIPCNNRGRHSISMMYWLLAREVLRLRGTIPRSVPWEVKVDLFFYRDPEEALKQEEATAAAEVHEEADEGYGWVERDNTWEQ